One genomic segment of Streptomyces niveus includes these proteins:
- a CDS encoding DUF1876 domain-containing protein codes for MSTLVGWHVELQFAEEGNRTSAAALVRLADGSELRGRGYALRHPTDPEQLRVGEEIAGSRALADLASQLLEKAHAEIDETSGRHSHPINH; via the coding sequence ATGTCGACGCTCGTCGGATGGCACGTGGAACTGCAGTTCGCCGAGGAGGGGAATCGCACCAGCGCAGCGGCACTGGTCAGGCTTGCCGACGGCTCGGAGCTGAGGGGCCGGGGCTACGCGTTGCGTCACCCCACTGACCCGGAGCAACTGCGGGTGGGCGAGGAGATCGCTGGCTCACGGGCCCTGGCGGACCTCGCGTCGCAGCTCTTGGAGAAGGCGCACGCGGAGATCGACGAGACGTCGGGCCGTCACTCCCACCCGATCAACCATTGA
- a CDS encoding STAS domain-containing protein, translating to MTTIPPAGLLLTVSLTDEHTVCVSIEGDLDYDSSQQLLDETREQLSRHTGTRHLRLDCSRLVTCDSMGLATLLAVHRATDAAGVRLHLDGRPASLERILRLTGTLSHLTDPRSGAGSAVAKEQQDVPGGEHS from the coding sequence ATGACGACGATTCCGCCCGCCGGCCTGCTGCTGACCGTCTCGCTGACCGATGAGCACACCGTGTGCGTGAGCATCGAGGGCGACCTCGACTACGACAGCTCCCAGCAGCTCCTCGACGAGACCCGCGAGCAGCTGTCCCGCCACACCGGCACGCGCCATCTGCGCCTGGACTGTTCCCGGTTGGTCACCTGTGACTCCATGGGCCTGGCGACCCTGCTGGCGGTCCACCGGGCAACCGACGCGGCCGGGGTACGGCTGCATCTCGACGGACGCCCTGCCTCGCTGGAACGCATCCTGCGGCTGACCGGCACGCTGAGCCACCTGACCGATCCGAGATCCGGTGCCGGGAGCGCCGTCGCCAAGGAACAGCAGGACGTACCCGGCGGCGAACACTCCTGA
- a CDS encoding cobalamin B12-binding domain-containing protein translates to MSTSPQHPAPACPSPFGEAELRGAAEKLWEAVSCGDEYAAYGVVLGARSAGADDESLLLDVIGTVQRKVGEEWAANRMSVAMEHAATAVNDRMIAALAARHAPDPALGRPERVTREDGPGRITVACVDGEWHALPARLLAEVLRLRGWHVDYLGAQVPTPHLIGHVHRTGPDAVALSSSLATRLPAAHAAVTACQAVGVPVLVGGAAFCDDGRYARLLGADAWAPDGRAAADLLARSPLKPPLAGHQPVDDLPHLVDQEYTMVRRDSGRLVKAALAGLEDRFPAMRSYTERQRQHTAEDLGHIVDFLVAALYMDCEQLFTRFLTWTAGILTARGVPAVSLTPALDVLETELKEFPRAGRLINHARQALNGSAVPAARSGSGVLR, encoded by the coding sequence ATGAGTACCTCCCCGCAACACCCCGCGCCGGCCTGCCCGTCCCCGTTCGGAGAGGCCGAACTCCGCGGCGCCGCTGAGAAGTTGTGGGAGGCGGTGTCGTGCGGCGACGAGTACGCGGCGTACGGAGTCGTCCTGGGCGCCCGGAGCGCGGGAGCCGACGACGAGTCTCTTCTGCTCGACGTCATAGGCACCGTCCAGCGCAAGGTGGGCGAGGAGTGGGCCGCGAACCGGATGAGCGTGGCGATGGAGCACGCGGCGACGGCGGTCAACGACCGGATGATCGCCGCCCTCGCCGCGCGCCACGCTCCGGACCCGGCCCTGGGCCGGCCCGAACGCGTCACCCGCGAGGACGGGCCCGGACGTATCACCGTCGCCTGTGTGGACGGCGAGTGGCACGCGCTCCCCGCCCGGCTGCTCGCCGAGGTGCTGCGGCTGCGCGGCTGGCACGTCGACTACCTCGGTGCCCAGGTGCCCACCCCGCACCTGATCGGCCATGTGCACCGTACGGGCCCGGACGCCGTCGCCCTCTCCAGCTCTCTGGCGACGCGGCTGCCCGCCGCGCACGCCGCCGTCACCGCCTGCCAGGCGGTGGGCGTCCCCGTGCTGGTCGGCGGCGCCGCGTTCTGTGACGACGGCCGCTACGCCCGGCTGCTGGGTGCCGACGCATGGGCGCCGGACGGCCGCGCCGCGGCGGATCTGCTGGCCAGGAGCCCCCTGAAACCGCCGCTCGCCGGCCATCAGCCCGTCGACGACCTGCCCCATCTCGTGGATCAGGAGTACACGATGGTGCGGCGGGACAGCGGCCGCCTCGTCAAGGCCGCTCTCGCGGGGCTGGAGGACCGTTTCCCCGCGATGCGGTCCTACACGGAACGCCAGCGCCAGCACACCGCGGAGGACCTCGGCCACATCGTCGACTTCCTGGTCGCCGCGCTCTACATGGACTGCGAGCAGCTGTTCACCCGCTTCCTCACCTGGACGGCGGGCATCCTCACCGCCCGTGGCGTCCCCGCGGTCTCCCTGACGCCCGCCCTGGACGTTCTCGAGACGGAACTGAAGGAGTTCCCCCGGGCGGGCCGCTTGATCAACCATGCCCGACAGGCGCTGAACGGCTCCGCCGTTCCCGCCGCACGATCCGGATCAGGAGTGCTCCGATGA
- a CDS encoding PP2C family protein-serine/threonine phosphatase, translated as MKRSALRLAPYPVLVADAHGVVRFLNDTASALLPRARPGAEVTGAVPEWLATAHQNLTSVPVGSRTGAGSAVTAPSVSAAIRGEIGERSFEAHPTCEETGEVVWWLVDDTDHRLARRALHMERERTAFLGDASNALLSSLNLARCTATTARLAAGHLADAALVIEPPAGRGLAMVSCTRDGEPVRRQVGVEPDLVPGLPEALQGFPPVPSRWIDPAAAPAWIVPEGFGTVGSIVVTPLPGHGVPAGALVLLRGADQAPFTENEEVFARLFAARAGAALSAARLYAEQSSITETLMRELLPPVLHDVSGVEFAGAYRPAAESERVGGDFYDVHPAPADAEGQESLVILGDVCGKGLEAAVLTGKIRNTLHALLPMADDHQRVLSLLNGALLNSHHTRFATLVLASAVRHAGSVRLRLTSAGHPAPLIVRGDGHVEEARTRGTLVGALPEATAVTVEASLAPGETCVLFTDGITEAKGGPLGGDLYGEERLHSALSQCTGMPAAAVVEHIQMLASQWVRGGRHDDMAVVAITAPRNNHLSAVGGRGPGRFTA; from the coding sequence ATGAAGAGATCCGCTCTCCGTCTGGCGCCGTATCCGGTGCTCGTCGCGGACGCGCACGGGGTCGTGCGCTTCCTCAACGACACCGCCTCGGCCCTGCTCCCGCGCGCACGTCCGGGGGCGGAAGTGACCGGCGCGGTGCCCGAGTGGCTGGCCACCGCGCACCAGAACCTGACCTCCGTTCCGGTCGGGAGCCGTACGGGTGCGGGATCGGCCGTGACGGCGCCCTCCGTCAGCGCCGCCATCCGAGGTGAGATCGGCGAGCGCAGCTTCGAGGCGCACCCCACCTGCGAGGAAACCGGTGAGGTCGTCTGGTGGCTGGTGGACGACACCGATCACCGGCTGGCCCGCAGGGCGCTGCACATGGAGCGCGAACGGACCGCCTTTCTGGGTGACGCCTCGAACGCGCTTCTGTCGTCGCTCAATCTGGCCCGCTGTACGGCGACGACGGCGAGGCTCGCCGCCGGTCACCTCGCCGACGCCGCCCTGGTGATCGAGCCGCCCGCCGGCCGTGGGCTGGCGATGGTCTCGTGCACGCGCGACGGTGAGCCGGTGCGCCGGCAGGTCGGTGTCGAGCCCGACCTCGTCCCCGGCCTGCCCGAGGCTCTCCAGGGCTTCCCGCCGGTGCCCTCGCGCTGGATCGATCCCGCCGCCGCGCCCGCCTGGATCGTTCCGGAGGGCTTCGGCACGGTCGGCTCGATTGTGGTGACCCCGCTGCCCGGCCATGGAGTGCCGGCCGGCGCGCTGGTGCTCCTCCGGGGCGCGGATCAGGCACCGTTCACCGAGAACGAGGAGGTCTTCGCCCGGCTGTTCGCGGCCCGCGCGGGGGCCGCGCTCTCCGCCGCCAGGCTGTACGCGGAGCAGAGCTCCATCACCGAGACGCTGATGCGTGAACTGCTGCCGCCGGTCCTGCACGACGTGTCCGGCGTGGAGTTCGCCGGCGCCTACCGGCCCGCGGCCGAGAGCGAACGCGTCGGCGGCGACTTCTACGACGTCCACCCCGCGCCCGCCGACGCGGAGGGCCAGGAATCCCTCGTCATCCTCGGTGACGTGTGCGGCAAGGGCCTGGAGGCCGCCGTACTCACCGGCAAGATCCGAAACACGCTCCACGCGCTGCTCCCGATGGCCGACGACCACCAGCGGGTGCTCAGCCTGCTCAACGGCGCCCTGCTCAACTCGCACCACACCCGTTTCGCGACCCTCGTCCTCGCCTCGGCCGTACGGCACGCAGGCAGTGTGCGACTGCGGCTGACCAGTGCCGGCCATCCGGCCCCGCTGATCGTGCGCGGCGACGGACACGTCGAGGAGGCACGCACTCGCGGCACTCTGGTGGGCGCGCTGCCCGAGGCGACGGCCGTCACGGTGGAGGCCAGTCTCGCGCCCGGTGAGACCTGCGTGCTGTTCACGGACGGCATCACCGAGGCCAAGGGCGGCCCCCTCGGCGGCGACCTGTACGGGGAGGAACGACTGCACAGCGCCCTGTCCCAGTGCACCGGGATGCCGGCCGCGGCGGTGGTGGAGCACATCCAGATGCTGGCCTCCCAGTGGGTCCGCGGTGGACGGCACGACGACATGGCCGTGGTCGCGATCACCGCCCCGCGCAACAATCACCTCAGCGCGGTGGGCGGACGTGGACCGGGCAGGTTCACCGCATGA
- a CDS encoding STAS domain-containing protein, giving the protein MHQQITAKAIQNRKSSLRLEVLAVRGASGPRRYGVRHLSWQADPVFEDLESAVTGTAENDAFIVTVKGGIDFDSAQDLKEVLAEARRAETPRTVVDLSGLMFADSAVLHVLLGAQREHRAAGRRMVVAGPLGQTVLRLFEVTGTSDFFTMAPTLDAALTS; this is encoded by the coding sequence ATGCATCAACAAATCACCGCGAAAGCGATACAAAACCGCAAATCGTCGTTACGGCTCGAGGTGCTTGCGGTCCGAGGCGCCTCCGGCCCCCGCCGTTACGGAGTCCGGCACCTCTCATGGCAAGCTGACCCGGTGTTCGAGGACTTGGAGAGCGCGGTCACAGGAACCGCTGAGAATGACGCCTTCATCGTGACGGTGAAGGGCGGTATCGATTTCGACAGTGCACAGGACCTGAAGGAGGTGCTGGCGGAAGCGCGCCGGGCGGAGACTCCACGGACGGTGGTCGACCTGTCCGGGCTGATGTTCGCCGACTCCGCCGTGCTGCACGTACTGCTCGGCGCCCAGCGCGAACACCGCGCGGCGGGGCGCCGAATGGTGGTCGCCGGGCCGCTGGGTCAAACCGTGCTACGCCTCTTCGAAGTCACGGGGACCTCGGACTTCTTCACCATGGCCCCGACCCTCGACGCCGCGCTGACCTCGTAG
- a CDS encoding ATP-binding protein: MEQAGHEAQGGARSAESERARPLPALPENAAAARAHVVALLHSGFCEIDETTIDDVVLADVLLVTSELVTNALRHGGGITDFAAELADDGLRIMVADASDQPPVTVTHRPGEHTAGGYGWLLVCRLAKSVAVTVTGSGKRIEAFLRLS; the protein is encoded by the coding sequence GTGGAACAGGCAGGACACGAGGCCCAAGGCGGAGCCCGGAGCGCGGAGTCCGAGAGGGCCCGGCCGCTCCCGGCGCTGCCCGAGAACGCGGCAGCGGCGCGGGCACACGTCGTCGCGCTGCTGCACAGCGGGTTCTGCGAGATCGACGAGACCACCATCGACGACGTCGTCCTCGCCGACGTGCTGCTCGTCACCTCCGAACTGGTCACCAACGCGCTGCGACACGGCGGCGGCATCACGGACTTCGCCGCCGAACTGGCCGACGACGGGCTGCGGATCATGGTGGCCGATGCGAGCGACCAGCCACCGGTCACCGTCACGCACCGTCCCGGTGAACACACCGCCGGCGGATACGGCTGGCTGCTCGTCTGCCGGCTGGCCAAGAGTGTCGCCGTCACGGTGACGGGCTCGGGCAAACGGATCGAAGCGTTCCTGAGGCTCTCCTGA
- a CDS encoding septum formation family protein: MTVCSPYRSLRGIPVVVALLAIGAVGCSDVSDAVDSAKDGAKTVARQRSVFSLDTGDCYNPTGKAEGTAYTVEIVPCDEAHEGQVVGEFAIDKGKEYPGDDGVSKVADDRCPVEAQKYAPDTWALPKGVALFYYTPTAESWATGDRSVSCTYTAEKGTFSGSLDTAKSLKPEQNTYLTGSNAVYEALWANQSETEAVEDDLDGYKAQAKAVAAALDTHVTGLDGIEGAEVGKLRGTLTKAAGNWKKAANAADADTFYIAYDSAFTGIDPNKSVAARKELGLATTVPADEAEVWAG; the protein is encoded by the coding sequence ATGACAGTCTGTTCCCCGTATCGTTCTCTTCGCGGCATACCGGTCGTTGTGGCCCTGCTCGCGATCGGCGCGGTGGGATGCTCGGACGTCTCCGATGCCGTCGACAGCGCCAAGGACGGCGCGAAGACGGTGGCCCGCCAGCGATCGGTCTTCTCGCTGGACACCGGCGACTGCTACAACCCGACCGGTAAGGCCGAGGGAACGGCCTACACCGTCGAGATCGTGCCCTGCGACGAGGCGCACGAGGGCCAGGTCGTCGGCGAGTTCGCGATCGACAAGGGCAAGGAGTACCCCGGCGACGACGGGGTCTCGAAGGTCGCGGACGACCGCTGCCCGGTCGAGGCGCAGAAGTACGCGCCGGACACCTGGGCGCTTCCGAAGGGCGTCGCCCTCTTCTACTACACCCCGACCGCAGAGAGCTGGGCGACGGGTGACCGTTCGGTGAGCTGCACCTACACCGCGGAGAAGGGCACGTTCAGCGGCTCGCTGGACACCGCGAAGTCCCTGAAGCCGGAGCAGAACACGTACCTCACGGGTTCGAACGCGGTCTACGAAGCCCTGTGGGCGAACCAGTCCGAGACGGAAGCCGTCGAGGACGACCTCGACGGCTACAAGGCGCAGGCCAAGGCCGTCGCGGCCGCGCTCGACACACACGTCACGGGCCTTGACGGTATCGAGGGCGCCGAGGTCGGCAAGCTCCGCGGGACGCTGACGAAGGCGGCGGGGAACTGGAAGAAGGCCGCGAACGCCGCCGACGCCGACACCTTCTACATCGCCTACGACTCGGCGTTCACCGGCATCGACCCGAACAAGTCGGTCGCCGCCCGCAAGGAACTGGGCCTGGCCACCACCGTCCCGGCCGACGAGGCCGAGGTCTGGGCGGGCTGA
- a CDS encoding FG-GAP and VCBS repeat-containing protein: MQQNLRTILATTASAALVSGLLLAAEGSAVAAPSGMQGDFNGDGYRDLAIAAPLGKISGKSKAGYVAVVYGTKNGLDKSKRTIISQATTGIPGTPETGDYFGDRLTTGDLDGDGYTDLVVGVHAERIGSTDSFGVLTVVWGGASGLKSAVDISAPLPKYRNELGWGLATGDFDGDGRTDLAAVNLAAPELNIFKGPVSRTGKAAGLVGIDTYNQTGINADRIVAGNVNGDGATDLLVMGQEESGDAYRTRSVLYKGSTTGLKASSKVAGGYEAVISDVDKDGYGDIVTGNFMEKSTDEPNGGLGGAITVTYGSAAGLSTRTPVRITQDTTGVPGTAKKGDRFGWSLAAGDTDRDGYADVAIGAPNEATGSKRATGTVTVLRGSAKGLTGTGSKSFTQDTAGVPGASEAEDQFGASVELTDSNKDGRAELVAGAFAENAGAGSVWLFKSVTSGVTATGSTSFGAASVGGPSGLSYFGDVLAR; this comes from the coding sequence ATGCAGCAGAACCTTCGCACCATCCTCGCGACCACCGCCTCGGCCGCCCTCGTCAGCGGGCTGCTGCTCGCTGCCGAGGGGAGTGCCGTCGCCGCGCCGTCCGGGATGCAGGGCGACTTCAACGGCGACGGTTACCGCGATCTCGCGATCGCCGCGCCCCTCGGGAAGATCAGCGGAAAGTCAAAGGCCGGGTACGTGGCCGTCGTCTACGGCACCAAGAACGGGCTCGACAAGTCCAAGCGCACCATCATCAGCCAGGCCACCACCGGAATTCCGGGAACACCGGAGACAGGTGACTACTTCGGCGACCGCCTCACCACCGGTGACCTCGACGGTGACGGATACACCGACCTGGTGGTCGGCGTGCACGCCGAGCGGATCGGCAGCACCGACTCCTTCGGCGTCCTCACCGTCGTCTGGGGCGGCGCGAGCGGGCTGAAGTCGGCCGTCGACATTTCGGCGCCGCTGCCCAAGTACCGGAACGAACTGGGCTGGGGGCTCGCTACCGGTGACTTCGACGGGGACGGACGCACCGACCTGGCCGCCGTCAACCTCGCCGCACCCGAGCTGAACATATTCAAGGGACCTGTCTCCCGGACCGGCAAGGCGGCGGGTCTCGTCGGTATCGACACGTACAACCAGACCGGCATCAACGCCGACAGGATCGTCGCGGGGAATGTCAACGGCGACGGCGCGACCGACCTGCTGGTCATGGGCCAGGAGGAGAGCGGCGACGCGTACCGGACGCGCAGCGTCCTCTACAAGGGAAGCACGACCGGTCTCAAGGCGTCGAGCAAGGTCGCCGGGGGCTACGAGGCCGTCATCTCCGATGTCGACAAGGACGGTTACGGGGACATCGTCACCGGCAACTTCATGGAGAAGTCCACCGACGAACCGAACGGTGGTCTCGGAGGTGCGATCACCGTGACGTACGGCAGCGCCGCCGGACTGTCCACCCGTACGCCGGTCCGTATCACCCAGGACACCACCGGAGTTCCCGGCACCGCGAAGAAGGGTGACCGCTTCGGCTGGAGCCTGGCCGCGGGTGACACCGACCGCGACGGTTACGCGGACGTTGCGATCGGCGCGCCGAACGAGGCCACGGGGAGCAAGCGGGCCACGGGCACGGTCACCGTGCTGCGGGGCTCCGCCAAGGGGCTGACCGGCACCGGTTCCAAGAGCTTCACGCAGGACACGGCGGGCGTGCCCGGCGCCTCCGAGGCCGAGGATCAGTTCGGCGCCTCCGTCGAACTCACGGACAGCAACAAGGACGGCCGCGCGGAGCTGGTGGCCGGCGCCTTCGCCGAGAACGCGGGCGCGGGTTCGGTCTGGCTCTTCAAGTCCGTTACGAGCGGTGTCACCGCCACCGGTTCGACGAGCTTCGGCGCCGCCTCGGTCGGCGGGCCCTCCGGTCTGTCGTACTTCGGCGACGTCCTCGCCAGATAG
- a CDS encoding tautomerase family protein, which yields MDLKDLLGSPESVKRGLPMPFVEISLARGKSAGYVEEVSRAVHDALVAELNMKPDDNFQLIRQCDPNEMVFSRSFRGGPRTGNWIVFRITDGVDRGDRAKRRLYKTLVRLLHEGPGVDPADVFVMITLTPPENFSFADGVIGSDVLAAEALEAARDESAVRSAYTRAEMAYALTELFAHHDRDLILPMLRDDFVLDVPASLPYGGEFVGPEAFGNFFAGVPGGSEVWESFESRVDQVLGGDDHFTVQLTNRAVPKATGKMRVFHNLWLFEIAAGRLAGARLYADTAAATTD from the coding sequence ATGGACTTGAAGGATCTGCTGGGCTCACCGGAGTCCGTGAAGAGGGGACTGCCCATGCCGTTCGTCGAGATCTCACTGGCCCGCGGCAAATCGGCCGGGTACGTCGAAGAAGTCTCCCGGGCCGTACACGACGCGTTGGTCGCCGAGCTGAACATGAAGCCGGACGACAACTTCCAGCTCATCCGCCAGTGCGATCCGAACGAGATGGTGTTCAGCCGGAGTTTTCGGGGTGGTCCCCGGACCGGCAACTGGATCGTCTTCAGGATCACCGACGGCGTCGACCGCGGTGACCGGGCCAAGCGACGGCTCTACAAGACTCTTGTCCGCCTGCTGCATGAGGGGCCTGGCGTCGATCCGGCGGATGTGTTCGTGATGATCACCCTGACTCCGCCGGAGAACTTCTCCTTCGCGGACGGCGTGATCGGCTCGGACGTCCTGGCTGCCGAAGCCCTCGAAGCGGCGCGCGATGAATCTGCCGTCCGCTCCGCCTACACGAGGGCGGAGATGGCCTACGCGCTCACCGAGCTTTTCGCGCATCACGACCGGGATCTGATTCTGCCGATGCTCCGCGACGACTTCGTGCTCGATGTGCCTGCCTCCCTGCCCTACGGCGGCGAGTTCGTCGGCCCGGAAGCTTTCGGCAATTTCTTCGCGGGTGTACCGGGCGGCTCCGAAGTCTGGGAGTCCTTCGAGAGCAGAGTCGATCAAGTCCTGGGAGGCGATGATCATTTCACCGTGCAGCTGACCAACAGAGCCGTACCGAAGGCGACCGGCAAGATGCGGGTCTTCCACAACCTCTGGCTGTTCGAGATCGCCGCCGGCCGCCTCGCCGGCGCCCGGCTCTACGCCGACACCGCAGCCGCCACCACCGACTGA
- a CDS encoding VOC family protein has product MPATGQSHIRIARPSRDLASAEDFWVGGLGLSVLFRSESAGQPDKHDLLMVGWPDASWHLELVHDATVEPRPTEEDLLVVYLDEQVPQTLISRLEAHGGKRVQARNPYWDTWGTSIEDPDGYRLVLSTRNWTNS; this is encoded by the coding sequence ATGCCCGCCACCGGCCAGAGCCACATCCGCATCGCCCGGCCGTCGCGGGACCTCGCCTCGGCGGAAGACTTCTGGGTCGGCGGGCTCGGGCTGAGCGTACTTTTCCGGTCGGAGAGCGCAGGTCAGCCGGACAAGCACGATCTGTTGATGGTCGGCTGGCCGGACGCCTCCTGGCACCTTGAACTGGTCCACGACGCGACCGTTGAACCGCGACCTACAGAGGAAGACCTGCTCGTCGTCTACCTCGACGAGCAGGTACCGCAAACGCTGATCTCACGCTTGGAAGCCCATGGCGGCAAGCGCGTGCAGGCTCGTAACCCGTACTGGGACACCTGGGGCACTAGCATCGAAGATCCGGACGGCTACCGGTTGGTCCTCAGCACCCGCAACTGGACCAACTCCTGA
- a CDS encoding histidine phosphatase family protein: MRTLYVVTHPEATHHVEGVVGGWHDSRLTPVGVPAAVSIAQALRARIPDGAEVQLFSSDLQRTLRTADEVSQAFGVKPVLDRRLREKSYGEAEGRPQDWLDRRFIPPPAAGERMDHDEGVQGAETKAVWARRIYAAMDEILRNSCEHQIVLTHGGSLTCVVASWIKMPIESAGYASFRAPSGSITTLREDDFFHNRQVVSLGDTRHLDSAGVA, from the coding sequence ATGCGCACTCTTTACGTCGTCACCCACCCTGAGGCGACGCACCATGTCGAGGGAGTCGTCGGCGGATGGCACGACTCGCGGCTGACGCCCGTCGGCGTCCCTGCGGCGGTCTCCATCGCGCAGGCGCTGCGGGCCCGGATTCCAGATGGCGCCGAGGTGCAACTGTTCTCCTCGGATCTGCAGCGCACCCTGCGGACGGCCGATGAGGTGTCCCAAGCGTTCGGTGTGAAGCCGGTCCTTGATCGCAGACTGCGGGAGAAGTCCTACGGTGAGGCGGAGGGAAGACCACAGGACTGGCTCGACCGGCGCTTCATCCCACCGCCTGCTGCCGGGGAACGGATGGACCACGACGAGGGCGTGCAGGGTGCGGAGACCAAGGCGGTGTGGGCGCGGCGCATCTACGCGGCCATGGACGAGATCCTGCGGAACTCTTGCGAACACCAGATCGTCCTGACGCACGGCGGCTCCCTGACCTGCGTCGTGGCGTCCTGGATCAAGATGCCGATCGAGTCAGCCGGCTATGCGAGCTTCCGGGCGCCGTCCGGCAGCATCACCACACTGCGCGAAGATGACTTCTTCCACAACCGTCAAGTCGTCAGCCTCGGTGACACCCGCCATCTCGACTCCGCCGGAGTCGCCTGA
- a CDS encoding sigma-70 family RNA polymerase sigma factor, with product MTEDRPRTRMTHLRPDFVDFHQTHRPIYVRYAESFLHNRTDAEEAIDDAMEHLLRRWDMVQAGENPTAYAWGVVKNKVRDYGRAKRRRLPTISIEPAAFDTVALRHTSDPIHQLIESLALFWALETLTERQRDVLVLRYLQDVPPAIVAETLGITQATVRSTIRHACARLRQIYGPDRIMEGQTDDPAH from the coding sequence GTGACCGAGGACCGTCCCCGTACCCGGATGACACACCTGCGACCGGACTTCGTCGATTTCCACCAGACCCATCGCCCCATCTACGTCCGTTACGCGGAGTCGTTTCTGCACAACCGGACCGATGCGGAAGAGGCGATCGACGACGCCATGGAGCATCTGCTCCGACGGTGGGACATGGTCCAGGCGGGCGAGAACCCGACCGCGTACGCGTGGGGGGTGGTGAAGAACAAGGTCCGCGACTACGGCCGGGCCAAGAGGCGCCGGCTCCCGACGATCTCGATCGAGCCCGCCGCCTTCGACACCGTGGCACTGCGTCATACCTCCGACCCGATCCATCAGTTGATCGAGTCCTTGGCCTTGTTCTGGGCTCTGGAGACCCTGACCGAACGGCAGCGCGACGTCCTGGTCCTGCGATACCTCCAGGACGTGCCACCCGCGATAGTCGCCGAAACGCTCGGGATCACCCAGGCCACCGTCCGCTCCACCATCCGCCACGCCTGCGCGCGTCTTCGTCAGATCTACGGCCCGGACCGCATCATGGAAGGACAAACCGATGACCCCGCCCATTAG
- a CDS encoding leucine-rich repeat domain-containing protein, whose translation MTDEHLPAQVFPNRFPEAVDSRPGVPQDRCHCFGQGRVSPPGAATYFHTEIQDTGAPGWLRLLELIEEAVADGREEFRPLPELSPEERRQIVTLPASIGRLTAVRTLVLYGSNLVRIPPEIGDMTNLEEFSPYTSRRLHWFPYEITRCGRLVDSTVSTRSIYGNYKYRPPFPRLLPPGDTASDLAGPAPARWDTTAARTCSVCTGPISATGPHQAWLSRVVATDVLPLLVNACSQVCLDALPPGAKGYIPAPHRGGAIEQPPPR comes from the coding sequence ATGACGGACGAACATCTGCCCGCGCAGGTCTTTCCGAACCGCTTTCCCGAGGCGGTGGACTCCCGGCCCGGGGTGCCGCAGGATCGCTGCCACTGCTTCGGCCAGGGCCGGGTGAGTCCGCCCGGCGCGGCGACGTACTTCCACACCGAGATCCAGGACACCGGTGCTCCGGGCTGGCTCCGGCTGCTGGAGCTGATCGAAGAGGCGGTGGCTGACGGGCGGGAGGAGTTCCGCCCGCTGCCGGAGCTGAGCCCTGAGGAGCGGCGGCAGATCGTGACGCTGCCGGCGTCGATCGGGCGGCTGACTGCGGTGCGGACCCTGGTGCTGTACGGAAGCAACCTGGTTCGCATACCTCCGGAGATCGGCGACATGACAAACCTGGAGGAGTTCAGTCCCTACACTTCGCGGCGGCTGCACTGGTTTCCGTACGAAATCACGCGGTGCGGTCGGCTGGTGGACAGTACGGTGAGCACGCGCTCGATCTACGGCAACTACAAGTACCGGCCGCCGTTCCCGCGGCTTCTCCCGCCCGGCGATACGGCCTCGGACCTCGCCGGCCCGGCTCCCGCCCGCTGGGACACCACCGCGGCTCGCACCTGCAGTGTCTGCACGGGGCCCATCTCCGCGACGGGCCCCCATCAGGCATGGCTCTCCCGGGTGGTGGCGACCGACGTCCTGCCGCTCCTGGTCAACGCCTGCTCGCAGGTCTGCCTCGACGCTCTGCCACCCGGGGCGAAGGGCTACATCCCCGCACCGCATCGGGGAGGCGCGATCGAACAGCCCCCGCCACGTTGA